AAACAAAAGTTTTAGTTCTGTTTGTAGTTTCTGGATAAAGAATGTGAGTTTGCACAATATTACCAACAGGTGCAGTGGCAAAAAGCGCAGTGGTTGAAGGAAAAGTGTATTCCAGCGTATTATTGAGAAGCTTCGGAATGATTAATAAAGCAGGGTTTTGCAAAATTTCTTGCCAACTATTATCTGCTCTTTTTATTTCTTGTTGCACTTTGGCATAATACCCATTTGTTTCGTAACCTTTAACATCACAAGATGTAATTTGAAACATCTCTTTATGAGTACCATTTTGGTGATTATAGTCATAATTTACCATTAACGTACTCAAAAAATCTGCTTGAATACTTTTTTCTCCACAAACACCGATTAATTCATATTCTTGCTCAATTTTTGGGATTAAATCGGGAATTGGTAATTTTGGTACAAAACCACCATAAGTCCAAATGTAATCACCTTGCATAATTAAATCTAAACTTTTTGTCAATGGTTGAGTATTTGGTTTTCCCTCTTTATAGAGTCTGCCTTTGCCATCAAATTCGATCGCATGAAACGGACAAACGATCGTATTTCTTTCTTGACAAACCCAACCTTCTGATAAAGGTGCTTGCAAATGCGGACAAACATTATCAATGGCAGAAACTTCGCCTGTTTGATTTTGCCAAATTACATAATCTTGTCCATTTAAAGTAATCTTTTTTGGTTGATTAATTCCCAGCATAGATTTATGGGCAATTAACCAA
The sequence above is drawn from the Phormidium ambiguum IAM M-71 genome and encodes:
- a CDS encoding Rieske 2Fe-2S domain-containing protein, which gives rise to MTVILPGAPWLIAHKSMLGINQPKKITLNGQDYVIWQNQTGEVSAIDNVCPHLQAPLSEGWVCQERNTIVCPFHAIEFDGKGRLYKEGKPNTQPLTKSLDLIMQGDYIWTYGGFVPKLPIPDLIPKIEQEYELIGVCGEKSIQADFLSTLMVNYDYNHQNGTHKEMFQITSCDVKGYETNGYYAKVQQEIKRADNSWQEILQNPALLIIPKLLNNTLEYTFPSTTALFATAPVGNIVQTHILYPETTNRTKTFVLFYGKLKNPLVKFFFKKSLLETGAKIVEQDSKAVEYLYPREKPKLRLPNEEIMYDAEKLYRNW